The Flavobacterium piscisymbiosum genome includes a region encoding these proteins:
- a CDS encoding PKD domain-containing protein, translated as MKKALLLLVFIAITSCYQETSIAVEGDFTASYVNGDESIPVIIKIDSKITGADTYEWTFEGGSPSTSNLKNPGEVLYDKQGTYTIKLRAVNADGESKEISKTVVIREGINIDFTHEIIKSNYSPVEVVLTNNTLGEGLMYKWDFENGVPSDFTGKTPPNVIFTTVGEHAITLTVSNGFESQKLTKTINVEPILASLFLYQPKFENDDYETPVTISFINKSISATSYKWTFQGGNPATSTEENPTVVFTSIGIHEVTLEVSNDKTSQIFKSIITVQPDTNIRVLTNIKLGINTAHNNNNIGAMFSTTTRQVYKANEINDQNSGLIDIVFQGLNSNLTYNKFISPDQVNNYGFLNLKNAQSTVFVNSQSLCNCGLNFTEAQFDAMVNDTPIKSLNINYSAAGEQQFGFIYPRIILFKTQDGRKGAIKIKDMVKNGPSSYILCDIKVQKQ; from the coding sequence ATGAAAAAAGCTTTACTCTTACTGGTATTTATTGCAATTACTTCGTGCTATCAGGAAACGTCGATAGCTGTAGAAGGTGATTTTACAGCCTCCTATGTAAATGGTGATGAATCAATACCTGTCATTATTAAAATTGACAGTAAAATTACCGGCGCAGATACTTATGAATGGACATTTGAAGGAGGAAGTCCCAGTACTTCAAACCTAAAGAATCCGGGTGAAGTACTGTATGATAAACAAGGTACCTATACAATAAAATTAAGAGCTGTAAATGCAGATGGCGAGAGTAAAGAAATTAGTAAAACGGTTGTGATTAGAGAAGGAATCAATATTGATTTTACACATGAAATAATAAAAAGTAATTATTCTCCTGTTGAGGTAGTTTTAACTAATAACACTCTTGGTGAAGGACTTATGTATAAATGGGATTTTGAAAATGGTGTACCATCTGATTTTACAGGAAAAACACCTCCAAATGTTATTTTTACAACTGTAGGAGAACATGCAATTACCTTAACGGTTTCTAATGGATTTGAATCTCAAAAGTTAACCAAAACGATCAATGTTGAGCCAATTTTAGCGAGCTTATTTTTGTACCAACCTAAGTTTGAAAATGATGATTATGAAACTCCTGTAACGATTAGTTTTATCAATAAGTCGATTAGTGCTACAAGTTACAAATGGACTTTTCAGGGAGGAAATCCTGCCACTTCAACAGAAGAAAATCCAACAGTTGTTTTTACAAGTATAGGAATTCATGAAGTTACTCTTGAAGTGTCTAATGATAAAACCAGTCAGATTTTTAAGTCAATAATAACAGTACAGCCTGATACGAATATACGTGTTCTAACCAATATTAAACTTGGAATAAATACGGCACACAATAACAACAATATTGGGGCAATGTTTTCGACTACAACCAGACAAGTTTATAAAGCAAATGAAATTAATGATCAAAACAGTGGTTTAATTGATATCGTATTTCAGGGACTTAACAGTAATCTGACTTATAACAAATTTATCTCACCTGATCAGGTAAATAACTACGGATTTCTGAACCTTAAGAATGCTCAAAGTACTGTTTTTGTAAATTCTCAAAGTCTGTGTAATTGTGGATTAAATTTTACCGAAGCACAGTTTGATGCCATGGTAAATGACACGCCCATAAAATCATTAAATATAAATTACAGTGCAGCGGGAGAACAGCAATTTGGATTTATATATCCAAGAATTATTTTGTTTAAAACACAAGATGGAAGAAAGGGAGCAATCAAAATCAAAGACATGGTAAAAAATGGACCCAGCTCTTATATTTTATGCGACATAAAAGTACAAAAGCAATAG
- a CDS encoding 3'-5' exonuclease translates to MSLLNFWKKEEDLFDENVSIEETRFVVLDTETTGFDYDNDRILCIGALVLQNGTIAIQDSFEVYIEQDHYDQSTAQIHGILKAFVIQRPTELEALQQLLAFLGDSIIIAHHTVFDVTMINKALERNGLPELTNKCLDTAILYKKTLIKSHLFERKDHYTLDDLADKFDISKKDRHTALGDAYITAIAFLKIVKKLKEKKHVNLNALFK, encoded by the coding sequence ATGAGTTTATTAAATTTTTGGAAAAAGGAAGAAGATCTCTTTGATGAAAATGTTTCGATTGAAGAAACGCGCTTTGTCGTTTTGGATACCGAAACTACTGGTTTTGATTACGATAATGATCGAATATTATGTATTGGCGCATTGGTCCTGCAAAACGGAACAATTGCTATTCAGGATAGTTTTGAGGTTTATATAGAACAAGATCATTACGATCAATCGACTGCCCAGATTCATGGTATTTTAAAGGCATTTGTTATCCAACGCCCTACAGAATTAGAGGCTTTGCAACAGTTGCTGGCTTTTTTAGGCGATTCAATAATTATTGCCCATCACACTGTTTTTGATGTGACTATGATTAATAAAGCTCTCGAACGAAATGGATTACCCGAATTAACGAACAAGTGCTTAGATACCGCTATTTTGTATAAAAAAACACTGATCAAGTCTCATTTGTTCGAACGAAAAGATCACTATACTTTAGACGATCTGGCAGACAAATTTGATATCTCTAAAAAAGACCGTCACACTGCTTTGGGTGATGCGTATATTACAGCAATTGCTTTTTTGAAAATTGTAAAAAAACTAAAAGAGAAGAAACACGTTAATTTGAATGCTTTGTTTAAATAA
- a CDS encoding DUF294 nucleotidyltransferase-like domain-containing protein, with the protein MKNTISHRVADFLKGFPPFSFLHQKDLEKLSEQISIVYKDKDAVIFAENEETHDSFYVVHKGAVALKKSQKNTVLDMCDEGDIFGLRPLLAQENYIMEAVAYEETILYAIPIAVFKPYALENRTVGNFLIESYASNTRNPYSDIHKDKLYGDDLVHENHHAERDSFDLQPIKYSKKIVTCGPSTTARDIAKIMTKKKVGAILIVDEMLPIGIITDKDLRNKIVTGDYSILTTAETIMTKPVITYPKKMTVTEAQMAMMKSNISYLCLTKDGTTNTKAVGILSKHDVMVALGNNPAVLIKALKRAKKAKEIKPIRARIMQLLQGYLDQNIPMTLISKIITELNEACTTRVIEISLEKMSSPPPVKFAWLALGSQGRSEQMLHTDQDNAIVYENVSDVFKDETRVYFLKFAALVNKGLFEIGYDYCPAEMMASNPKWCMSLEEWKNQVHHWITNPGKNEVLLSFIFFDYSLTYGDAEIVDELSESIFENVKANPIFYVHLVSGALQSPSPTGFFRQFLVEQDGANKDHFDIKRRALMPLTDAARVLILSHSVKSISNTAERFEKLAELEPNNRELYLSCSYSFKALLKFRTKQGLLHHDSGQFIALESLSKMEKIKLKRTFKTIKELQELISVRFNVSNLV; encoded by the coding sequence ATGAAAAATACCATTTCGCATAGAGTTGCCGACTTTTTAAAGGGCTTCCCTCCTTTTAGCTTTTTGCACCAAAAGGATTTAGAAAAATTATCCGAACAAATTTCTATTGTTTATAAAGATAAAGATGCTGTAATTTTTGCAGAAAACGAAGAAACTCACGATTCGTTTTATGTAGTACACAAAGGCGCTGTTGCACTTAAAAAGAGCCAAAAGAACACTGTTTTAGACATGTGCGATGAAGGAGATATCTTTGGCTTGCGTCCGCTTTTGGCACAGGAAAATTACATTATGGAAGCCGTTGCGTATGAAGAAACAATTTTATACGCGATTCCGATTGCGGTTTTTAAGCCTTATGCACTTGAAAACAGAACAGTTGGTAATTTTTTGATCGAAAGTTACGCATCAAACACCCGAAATCCGTATTCAGATATCCATAAAGATAAATTGTATGGCGATGATCTGGTTCACGAAAACCATCATGCCGAAAGAGATTCTTTTGATTTACAGCCTATAAAATATTCTAAGAAAATTGTTACTTGCGGACCATCGACTACTGCAAGAGATATTGCCAAAATCATGACCAAGAAAAAAGTTGGAGCCATATTGATCGTTGACGAAATGTTACCAATAGGCATTATTACGGATAAAGATTTACGGAATAAAATTGTTACCGGCGATTACTCGATCCTGACAACTGCCGAAACGATTATGACCAAGCCCGTTATTACATATCCTAAAAAAATGACGGTTACAGAGGCTCAAATGGCTATGATGAAAAGTAACATTAGTTATTTATGCTTAACCAAAGACGGAACTACAAATACCAAAGCGGTTGGCATTTTATCGAAGCATGATGTCATGGTGGCTTTAGGAAATAATCCTGCTGTATTGATAAAAGCACTTAAAAGAGCTAAAAAGGCAAAGGAAATTAAACCTATCCGGGCGAGAATCATGCAATTGCTTCAGGGATATTTAGACCAGAACATTCCGATGACTTTGATTTCTAAAATCATAACAGAACTAAATGAAGCTTGTACAACGCGTGTTATCGAAATTTCGTTAGAAAAGATGAGCAGTCCTCCTCCGGTAAAATTTGCCTGGCTGGCTTTAGGAAGTCAGGGACGAAGCGAACAAATGCTGCATACAGATCAGGATAATGCAATTGTATATGAAAATGTGTCTGACGTTTTTAAGGATGAAACCAGAGTATATTTCTTAAAATTTGCTGCTCTTGTCAATAAAGGCCTTTTTGAAATTGGTTATGATTATTGTCCTGCCGAAATGATGGCATCGAACCCAAAATGGTGCATGAGTCTGGAGGAATGGAAAAATCAGGTACATCATTGGATTACCAATCCGGGGAAAAATGAAGTTTTATTGTCCTTTATATTTTTTGATTATAGTTTGACATACGGCGATGCTGAGATTGTGGATGAACTATCGGAATCTATTTTTGAAAACGTAAAAGCAAATCCTATTTTTTATGTTCATTTGGTAAGTGGCGCTTTGCAAAGTCCGTCACCAACAGGCTTTTTCAGGCAATTTCTTGTAGAGCAAGACGGTGCTAATAAAGATCATTTTGATATAAAAAGAAGGGCTTTGATGCCATTAACCGATGCTGCAAGGGTTTTGATTTTATCACATTCGGTTAAATCGATCAGTAATACGGCGGAACGTTTTGAAAAACTAGCCGAATTAGAACCTAATAACAGGGAATTGTATTTATCGTGTTCGTATTCGTTTAAAGCCTTACTGAAATTCAGAACCAAACAAGGCCTTTTACACCATGATTCTGGACAATTTATTGCTTTGGAATCATTATCGAAAATGGAAAAAATAAAGCTGAAAAGAACTTTTAAAACCATTAAGGAACTTCAGGAATTGATTTCGGTACGTTTTAATGTTTCAAATCTGGTATAG
- a CDS encoding TerC family protein gives MEVFLNPDAWIALLTLTFLEIVLGIDNIIFISIVTGKLPEEDRKKATRIGLFLAMFMRIALLMGISYLIAMKATIFSIHWGWFEGDFTGQALILFVGGLFLIYKSTKEISEKVDHKGDEEKTIGTAAKKSFSNVIVQILLIDLIFSVDSILTAVGMTNGVNGALTIMITAVIISVLVMMLFAVPVGNFVNKNPSIQILGLSFLILIGFMLITESMHLSNAALAGEHIGAVPKGYLYFAISFSLAVEFINMKVRKKQS, from the coding sequence ATGGAAGTATTTTTGAATCCCGATGCCTGGATTGCCTTATTGACACTGACTTTTCTTGAAATTGTTTTAGGAATTGATAATATTATCTTTATCTCGATTGTAACGGGTAAATTACCCGAAGAAGATCGAAAAAAGGCAACCCGAATTGGTTTATTCTTAGCCATGTTTATGCGTATTGCTTTGCTAATGGGAATCTCGTATTTGATTGCTATGAAAGCCACGATCTTTAGTATTCACTGGGGTTGGTTTGAAGGCGATTTTACAGGTCAGGCCTTGATTTTATTCGTGGGAGGTTTGTTTTTAATTTATAAAAGTACCAAAGAAATTAGCGAAAAAGTAGATCATAAAGGCGATGAAGAAAAAACTATTGGCACAGCTGCAAAAAAATCTTTTTCGAATGTTATTGTACAGATTTTATTAATCGATTTGATTTTTTCTGTCGATTCTATTTTAACCGCTGTTGGTATGACGAACGGCGTAAATGGCGCACTGACAATTATGATTACTGCGGTTATTATTTCGGTTTTGGTAATGATGCTGTTTGCGGTTCCGGTTGGAAATTTCGTGAATAAAAATCCTTCTATTCAAATATTAGGACTTTCTTTTTTAATACTAATTGGCTTTATGCTGATTACCGAAAGTATGCACTTATCGAATGCTGCGCTTGCAGGTGAACACATTGGCGCGGTTCCTAAAGGGTATTTGTATTTTGCGATTTCATTTTCGCTGGCTGTTGAGTTTATCAATATGAAAGTTCGAAAGAAACAATCATAA
- a CDS encoding DNA topoisomerase IV encodes MKKIIFLLPLLALVSCYDAEHNCKDFKNGKFKFEFDVNGVKKTTIFERKDGIEIETFEGKTDTSTVRWVSDCEYILQKKHPKNMAEEKAINMKILTTSKDSYTFEFGMVGSDQKQRGTVVKLD; translated from the coding sequence ATGAAAAAAATAATATTCTTACTTCCTTTACTTGCCTTAGTCTCTTGTTATGATGCCGAACACAATTGTAAAGATTTTAAAAACGGGAAATTCAAATTTGAGTTTGACGTAAATGGTGTAAAAAAAACAACCATTTTTGAGCGTAAAGACGGTATAGAAATCGAAACTTTTGAAGGAAAAACAGATACCTCAACCGTACGCTGGGTAAGTGATTGCGAATATATTTTGCAAAAGAAACATCCAAAAAATATGGCCGAAGAAAAAGCAATCAATATGAAAATCTTAACGACATCGAAAGATTCTTATACTTTTGAGTTTGGAATGGTAGGTTCTGACCAAAAACAACGAGGAACTGTTGTAAAATTGGATTAA
- a CDS encoding DUF1572 family protein: MEANISYLESVKKQFLYYKMLGEKAIHQLEPHQLFVSLNDDTNSIATIIKHISGNMLSRWTDFLTSDGEKEWRNRDAEFENDLQSKEEVLTVWNKGWDCFLNTLNDLKPEQLSDIIYIRNEGHTVIEAINRQLAHYPYHVGQIVFYAKQLKNSEWDSLSIPKNKSGNYNAEKFAKEKEIKNFTDDELKRLK, from the coding sequence ATGGAAGCAAATATCTCTTATTTAGAAAGCGTTAAAAAGCAGTTTCTATATTATAAAATGCTGGGCGAAAAAGCAATACATCAGTTAGAACCTCATCAGCTTTTTGTTAGCTTAAACGATGATACCAATAGCATTGCCACTATAATCAAACATATTTCTGGCAATATGCTTTCGAGATGGACAGACTTTTTAACTTCTGATGGTGAAAAAGAATGGCGCAACCGCGATGCCGAATTTGAAAATGATCTGCAATCTAAAGAAGAAGTTCTTACTGTTTGGAACAAAGGCTGGGATTGTTTCCTGAATACTTTAAACGACTTAAAACCAGAACAACTTTCGGATATTATTTACATCCGTAACGAAGGTCACACTGTTATTGAAGCTATAAATCGCCAACTGGCACATTATCCTTATCACGTTGGGCAAATCGTTTTTTATGCCAAACAATTAAAAAATAGCGAATGGGATAGTTTATCGATCCCAAAAAATAAATCAGGAAATTATAATGCCGAAAAGTTTGCCAAGGAAAAAGAAATCAAGAACTTTACCGATGATGAATTAAAAAGATTGAAATAA
- a CDS encoding pentapeptide repeat-containing protein gives MESLIHIQKTFEKVAYIDKKINNREFEDCVFKNCDFSNSNFAYNTFLDCEFIDCNLSMTSLFGTNLKNVTFRNCKLLGIAFNECDDFLFQVYFEESTLDYAIFSNKKMPKTKFINCSVREVTFIGTNLTSSVFDNCNLEGAIFNDTQLAAVNFKTAYNYKIDPEFNPMRKAQFSNDGIVGLLDKYDIKIV, from the coding sequence ATGGAAAGTCTAATTCACATTCAGAAAACCTTCGAGAAAGTCGCTTATATTGACAAAAAAATCAACAATCGGGAGTTTGAAGATTGTGTTTTTAAAAACTGTGACTTTTCTAACAGCAATTTTGCTTACAATACTTTTTTAGACTGCGAATTTATCGATTGCAATTTGTCGATGACGAGTTTGTTTGGAACAAATTTAAAAAATGTAACTTTCAGGAATTGTAAGCTATTAGGAATTGCTTTTAACGAATGTGACGATTTTTTATTCCAGGTTTATTTTGAAGAAAGCACTTTAGATTACGCCATCTTTTCGAACAAAAAAATGCCTAAAACCAAGTTTATTAATTGTTCTGTTCGGGAGGTTACTTTTATAGGAACCAACCTGACGAGTTCGGTTTTTGATAATTGTAATTTAGAAGGTGCTATTTTTAATGATACCCAATTGGCTGCAGTTAATTTTAAAACGGCTTACAATTACAAAATAGATCCGGAATTTAACCCTATGCGAAAAGCGCAATTTTCTAATGATGGAATAGTGGGACTTTTAGACAAATACGATATTAAAATTGTATAA
- a CDS encoding DUF6095 family protein encodes MATNKELLGKGIKYMSGSLPLLFIGPSLIYNAFMNQHTNWHYLVLGIGIVACLSAMFLIFYGLKIIMKGLFND; translated from the coding sequence ATGGCAACAAATAAAGAATTACTGGGAAAAGGAATTAAATATATGTCAGGTTCATTACCTCTATTGTTTATTGGTCCTTCGTTGATATATAATGCTTTTATGAATCAACATACAAATTGGCATTATCTCGTTTTAGGAATTGGAATTGTAGCTTGCTTAAGCGCCATGTTCCTGATATTTTACGGATTGAAAATTATTATGAAGGGTTTGTTTAATGACTAA
- the murQ gene encoding N-acetylmuramic acid 6-phosphate etherase produces MTFTKITEQASKYEHLEKMSVYELLTNINQEDKTVPNAVEKAIPQIEALVEQIVVKLKLGGRLFYIGAGTSGRLGVVDASECPPTFGVPFDLVNGIIAGGDTAIRRAVENAEDNATQAWIDLKNNNISANDVVIGIAASGTTPYVIGGLETCNQNNILTGCITNNAGSPLALTALYPIEVVVGPEFVTGSSRMKAGTAQKLVLNMISTAAMIQLGKVKGNKMVDMQLSNIKLVDRGVKMIMGEISISYEEASQLLKKYGSVRNAVDNYNLQKEF; encoded by the coding sequence ATGACGTTTACAAAAATTACAGAACAAGCATCCAAATACGAACATCTAGAAAAAATGTCGGTTTATGAATTGCTTACCAATATCAATCAGGAAGACAAAACTGTTCCCAATGCAGTTGAAAAAGCAATTCCGCAAATTGAAGCTTTAGTCGAACAAATTGTAGTTAAATTAAAGCTGGGTGGACGTTTGTTTTATATTGGAGCCGGAACATCCGGTCGATTAGGCGTTGTTGATGCCTCAGAATGTCCTCCTACTTTTGGTGTTCCTTTTGATTTAGTAAACGGAATAATTGCCGGTGGCGACACCGCCATTCGTCGTGCTGTAGAAAATGCCGAAGACAATGCAACACAAGCCTGGATTGATCTTAAAAACAATAATATTAGTGCAAACGACGTAGTAATTGGTATTGCAGCATCTGGAACAACTCCTTATGTAATTGGCGGTTTAGAAACCTGTAATCAAAACAATATTCTTACCGGTTGTATTACTAATAATGCAGGAAGCCCGTTGGCATTAACAGCTCTATATCCTATTGAAGTAGTTGTAGGCCCTGAATTTGTGACCGGAAGCTCGAGAATGAAAGCCGGAACAGCACAAAAATTAGTTCTGAATATGATTTCGACTGCTGCCATGATTCAGCTTGGGAAAGTAAAAGGCAACAAAATGGTCGATATGCAATTGAGCAATATTAAGCTGGTAGACCGCGGCGTGAAAATGATTATGGGAGAAATTTCAATTTCATATGAAGAAGCAAGTCAACTATTAAAAAAATACGGCAGCGTGCGAAATGCTGTAGATAATTATAATTTGCAAAAAGAGTTTTGA
- a CDS encoding helix-turn-helix domain-containing protein, protein MDIDSFLSFMSGMSVFISLLLMFFLVTVNTENKLSNRLLAFYLLFFAIDNLGIFISEDFIKQHFNLEFFRWTICSLIIPIFYLYILSVCFADFRLKTKHLLHAIPFLVTNAVFIFRLHFLNNEEKIHFYDHRSQLPELYGFQIMLGFQIIGYSIAVFLVLKKYREIYQENYTNPKTSIFKWLFQIATVLFILYYLSIAKNVLRYTDIEVLWVWANVVMQILVLIVTCWFVLNALNHPELFRGIDSKLQLARDIVPKENEKISGIKENQNEVITGQISTLKHYMAEKEPFLNPSLTIQELSNQIEIPVRDLSVLINHHMDQHFFDFVNEYRIQKAMSILKNPLKSDLTVLEILYEVGFNSKSSFNTSFKKYTNLTPTAYRNAS, encoded by the coding sequence ATGGATATAGATAGTTTTTTAAGTTTTATGAGCGGGATGTCAGTCTTTATTTCATTATTGCTGATGTTTTTTTTAGTAACGGTAAACACTGAGAATAAATTATCAAACCGACTATTAGCTTTTTACTTGCTATTTTTTGCAATTGACAATCTCGGAATTTTTATAAGTGAAGATTTTATTAAACAACATTTTAATTTAGAATTTTTCAGATGGACTATTTGCTCTTTGATAATTCCTATTTTCTATCTCTATATATTATCAGTTTGTTTTGCTGATTTTCGATTAAAAACCAAGCATTTACTTCATGCAATTCCATTTTTAGTTACAAATGCAGTTTTTATTTTCAGGCTGCACTTTTTAAATAATGAAGAAAAAATACATTTTTATGATCACCGTAGCCAACTGCCTGAATTGTATGGTTTTCAGATAATGTTAGGGTTTCAAATTATAGGCTATAGCATTGCAGTATTTCTAGTTCTAAAAAAATATAGAGAAATCTATCAGGAAAATTATACTAATCCTAAAACGTCTATTTTTAAGTGGCTTTTTCAAATAGCTACTGTGCTCTTTATTTTGTATTATTTATCAATAGCTAAGAATGTTTTAAGATATACAGATATTGAGGTATTATGGGTTTGGGCAAATGTAGTGATGCAGATTCTTGTTTTAATAGTTACCTGTTGGTTTGTATTAAACGCTTTGAACCATCCGGAACTTTTTCGCGGAATCGATTCTAAATTGCAATTAGCAAGGGATATTGTTCCTAAAGAAAATGAAAAGATTAGCGGGATAAAAGAAAACCAAAATGAGGTAATTACAGGTCAGATTTCTACATTGAAACATTATATGGCCGAAAAAGAACCTTTTCTCAATCCGTCGCTTACTATTCAGGAACTTTCTAACCAAATTGAAATACCTGTTAGGGATTTATCCGTTTTGATTAATCATCATATGGACCAGCATTTTTTTGATTTTGTAAATGAATATCGCATTCAAAAAGCCATGAGTATTTTAAAAAATCCATTAAAAAGTGATCTAACGGTTTTGGAAATTTTGTATGAAGTAGGTTTTAATTCAAAATCGTCCTTTAATACTTCTTTCAAAAAATATACAAACTTAACGCCTACAGCTTATAGAAACGCTTCATAA